A genomic segment from Anas platyrhynchos isolate ZD024472 breed Pekin duck chromosome 5, IASCAAS_PekinDuck_T2T, whole genome shotgun sequence encodes:
- the VRTN gene encoding vertnin isoform X1, producing MIQRHQLVQSVLQELQEATECFGLEGLTSAALEAERTLSSFSLPGYHGRQFQEELEVDRVARSLYPEDAPSNMLPLVCKGEGNRLFEAASVLLWGNPSLSLELQVRTVVEMLLHKQYYLNGMIDSKVMLQAARYSLCTEETPEMTSLPMAILEAIFDADIKATCFPGTFANMWHVYALASVLQCNIYSIYPMSNLKIRPYFNRLIRPRKCGPRTSTLHIMWSGQQLSRQVFKAQYFVAVVGLEELEPTMPSPEPPVQPMKTLELLNSDPQLTYSNLRDRYSITKSTFYRWKRQSREHRQKAAARFAAKHFLQSCFQEGNVVPLQHFRQMFPEISRSTYYAWKHEMQSVVNGDASALAEAHGLQELHRDVQKKAVDEPANSEASSRPPSPSLDPVQAGIFMRGAKSYLEKCISMNTLVPYRCFKRSFPGISRSTYYNWRRKAIKENPNFKPPQSPLDNPKPLAIGKPLLQLKPGSLPVRKRLNGDRPAPRSLLQLKPSLCWRKQLRDVARRQVQQWQLPFSKFRLRYPALSSTTYWFWKGISRALRRQRLRWASSRRLLKRVAALGPHRAELGDKPQFPAEVASKQLEKPAPATPYNATISGYAVSEQANSRMFVMDVIATAQFKAQAKLFLQQRFESKTFPTYKEFSARFPLTARSTYYMWKRALHDGLTLVDA from the coding sequence ATGATCCAGCGGCACCAGCTGGTGCAgtctgtgctgcaggagctgcaggaggccaCCGAATGCTTCGGTCTGGAGGGCCTCACCAGCGCCGCGCTGGAGGCGGAGAGGACCCTGTCATCCTTCTCCCTGCCCGGCTATCACGGGAGGCAATTCCAAGAGGAGCTGGAAGTTGACCGAGTAGCCAGGAGCCTCTACCCCGAGGATGCCCCAAGTAACATGCTGCCCCTGGTTTGCAAAGGGGAGGGGAACCGCCTCTTCGAGGCCGCCAGTGTGCTGCTCTGGGGCAACCCCAGCCTCAGCCTGGAGCTGCAGGTGCGGACGGTGGTGGAGATGCTGCTGCACAAGCAGTACTACTTGAACGGCATGATAGACTCCAAGGTGATGCTGCAGGCTGCCCGCTACTCCCTCTGCACCGAGGAGACCCCGGAGATGACCAGCCTCCCCATGGCTATCCTGGAGGCGATCTTTGATGCCGATATCAAAGCTACCTGTTTCCCTGGCACCTTCGCCAACATGTGGCACGTCTACGCTCTGGCCTCCGTGCTGCAGTGTAACATCTACTCCATCTACCCCATGAGCAACTTGAAGATCCGGCCGTATTTCAACCGCCTCATCCGGCCCAGAAAGTGCGGCCCGCGGACCTCCACGCTCCACATCATGTGGTCGGGGCAGCAGCTTTCCCGGCAGGTCTTCAAAGCACAGTACTTCGTGGCCGTGGTGGGTCTGGAGGAGCTGGAACCCACCATGCCCTCACCAGAGCCTCCCGTCCAGCCCATGAAGACCCTCGAGCTGCTGAACAGCGACCCGCAGCTGACGTACTCCAACCTCCGTGACAGGTACAGCATCACCAAGAGCACCTTCTACCGCTGGAAGCGCCAGTCCCGCGAGCACCGGCAGAAAGCAGCTGCCAGGTTCGCAGCCAAACACTTCCTTCAGTCCTGCTTCCAAGAGGGCAATGTAGTCCCCCTCCAGCACTTCCGACAGATGTTCCCGGAGATCTCCCGGTCCACGTACTATGCCTGGAAGCACGAGATGCAGAGCGTGGTCAATGGAGATGCCTCCGCTCTGGCTGAGGCCCATGGGTTGCAGGAGCTTCACAGGGATGTCCaaaaaaaggctgtggatgAGCCAGCGAATTCAGAGGCGAGCTCTAGGCCTCCGAGTCCTTCCCTAGACCCGGTCCAAGCAGGGATCTTCATGCGAGGAGCCAAATCCTACCTGGAGAAATGCATTTCCATGAACACTCTGGTGCCTTACAGGTGCTTCAAGCGCAGCTTCCCCGGCATCTCCAGGTCCACGTACTACAACTGGCGAAGAAAAGCCATCAAGGAGAACCCCAACTTCAAGCCCCCTCAGTCTCCCTTGGATAACCCCAAACCTCTAGCCATAGGAAAACCCCTCCTCCAGCTGAAGCCAGGCAGCTTGCCTGTTAGGAAGAGGCTGAACGGAGACCGGCCAGCGCCCAGGAGTCTCCTGCAGCTCAAGCCCTCTCTCTGCTGGAGGAAGCAGCTGCGAGACGTGGCCCGGAGGCAGGTCCAGCAGTGGCAGCTGCCCTTCAGCAAGTTTCGCCTGCGCTACCCAGCACTCTCCTCCACAACCTACTGGTTTTGGAAGGGCATCAGCCGGGCGCTCAGGCGGCAGCGCCTGCGCTGGGCCAGCTCCAGGCGGCTGTTGAAGCGGGTGGCTGCCCTGGGGCCACACAGGGCCGAGCTGGGTGACAAACCCCAGTTCCCTGCAGAGGTAGCGAGCAAGCAGCTAGAGAAGCCAGCACCGGCCACCCCGTACAACGCCACCATCTCGGGCTACGCCGTGTCGGAGCAGGCCAACAGCCGGATGTTTGTGATGGATGTGATCGCCACTGCCCAGTTCAAGGCGCAAGCCAAGCTGTTCCTGCAGCAGCGCTTCGAGTCGAAGACCTTCCCCACCTACAAGGAGTTCAGCGCCCGCTTCCCCCTCACAGCCCGCTCCACCTACTACATGTGGAAGCGTGCCCTGCACGACGGGCTGACCCTCGTGGATGCCTGA
- the VRTN gene encoding vertnin isoform X2 yields the protein MPPAHRFRMIQRHQLVQSVLQELQEATECFGLEGLTSAALEAERTLSSFSLPGYHGRQFQEELEVDRVARSLYPEDAPSNMLPLVCKGEGNRLFEAASVLLWGNPSLSLELQVRTVVEMLLHKQYYLNGMIDSKVMLQAARYSLCTEETPEMTSLPMAILEAIFDADIKATCFPGTFANMWHVYALASVLQCNIYSIYPMSNLKIRPYFNRLIRPRKCGPRTSTLHIMWSGQQLSRQVFKAQYFVAVVGLEELEPTMPSPEPPVQPMKTLELLNSDPQLTYSNLRDRYSITKSTFYRWKRQSREHRQKAAARFAAKHFLQSCFQEGNVVPLQHFRQMFPEISRSTYYAWKHEMQSVVNGDASALAEAHGLQELHRDVQKKAVDEPANSEASSRPPSPSLDPVQAGIFMRGAKSYLEKCISMNTLVPYRCFKRSFPGISRSTYYNWRRKAIKENPNFKPPQSPLDNPKPLAIGKPLLQLKPGSLPVRKRLNGDRPAPRSLLQLKPSLCWRKQLRDVARRQVQQWQLPFSKFRLRYPALSSTTYWFWKGISRALRRQRLRWASSRRLLKRVAALGPHRAELGDKPQFPAEVASKQLEKPAPATPYNATISGYAVSEQANSRMFVMDVIATAQFKAQAKLFLQQRFESKTFPTYKEFSARFPLTARSTYYMWKRALHDGLTLVDA from the exons ATGCCACCAGCCCATCGGTTTAG GATGATCCAGCGGCACCAGCTGGTGCAgtctgtgctgcaggagctgcaggaggccaCCGAATGCTTCGGTCTGGAGGGCCTCACCAGCGCCGCGCTGGAGGCGGAGAGGACCCTGTCATCCTTCTCCCTGCCCGGCTATCACGGGAGGCAATTCCAAGAGGAGCTGGAAGTTGACCGAGTAGCCAGGAGCCTCTACCCCGAGGATGCCCCAAGTAACATGCTGCCCCTGGTTTGCAAAGGGGAGGGGAACCGCCTCTTCGAGGCCGCCAGTGTGCTGCTCTGGGGCAACCCCAGCCTCAGCCTGGAGCTGCAGGTGCGGACGGTGGTGGAGATGCTGCTGCACAAGCAGTACTACTTGAACGGCATGATAGACTCCAAGGTGATGCTGCAGGCTGCCCGCTACTCCCTCTGCACCGAGGAGACCCCGGAGATGACCAGCCTCCCCATGGCTATCCTGGAGGCGATCTTTGATGCCGATATCAAAGCTACCTGTTTCCCTGGCACCTTCGCCAACATGTGGCACGTCTACGCTCTGGCCTCCGTGCTGCAGTGTAACATCTACTCCATCTACCCCATGAGCAACTTGAAGATCCGGCCGTATTTCAACCGCCTCATCCGGCCCAGAAAGTGCGGCCCGCGGACCTCCACGCTCCACATCATGTGGTCGGGGCAGCAGCTTTCCCGGCAGGTCTTCAAAGCACAGTACTTCGTGGCCGTGGTGGGTCTGGAGGAGCTGGAACCCACCATGCCCTCACCAGAGCCTCCCGTCCAGCCCATGAAGACCCTCGAGCTGCTGAACAGCGACCCGCAGCTGACGTACTCCAACCTCCGTGACAGGTACAGCATCACCAAGAGCACCTTCTACCGCTGGAAGCGCCAGTCCCGCGAGCACCGGCAGAAAGCAGCTGCCAGGTTCGCAGCCAAACACTTCCTTCAGTCCTGCTTCCAAGAGGGCAATGTAGTCCCCCTCCAGCACTTCCGACAGATGTTCCCGGAGATCTCCCGGTCCACGTACTATGCCTGGAAGCACGAGATGCAGAGCGTGGTCAATGGAGATGCCTCCGCTCTGGCTGAGGCCCATGGGTTGCAGGAGCTTCACAGGGATGTCCaaaaaaaggctgtggatgAGCCAGCGAATTCAGAGGCGAGCTCTAGGCCTCCGAGTCCTTCCCTAGACCCGGTCCAAGCAGGGATCTTCATGCGAGGAGCCAAATCCTACCTGGAGAAATGCATTTCCATGAACACTCTGGTGCCTTACAGGTGCTTCAAGCGCAGCTTCCCCGGCATCTCCAGGTCCACGTACTACAACTGGCGAAGAAAAGCCATCAAGGAGAACCCCAACTTCAAGCCCCCTCAGTCTCCCTTGGATAACCCCAAACCTCTAGCCATAGGAAAACCCCTCCTCCAGCTGAAGCCAGGCAGCTTGCCTGTTAGGAAGAGGCTGAACGGAGACCGGCCAGCGCCCAGGAGTCTCCTGCAGCTCAAGCCCTCTCTCTGCTGGAGGAAGCAGCTGCGAGACGTGGCCCGGAGGCAGGTCCAGCAGTGGCAGCTGCCCTTCAGCAAGTTTCGCCTGCGCTACCCAGCACTCTCCTCCACAACCTACTGGTTTTGGAAGGGCATCAGCCGGGCGCTCAGGCGGCAGCGCCTGCGCTGGGCCAGCTCCAGGCGGCTGTTGAAGCGGGTGGCTGCCCTGGGGCCACACAGGGCCGAGCTGGGTGACAAACCCCAGTTCCCTGCAGAGGTAGCGAGCAAGCAGCTAGAGAAGCCAGCACCGGCCACCCCGTACAACGCCACCATCTCGGGCTACGCCGTGTCGGAGCAGGCCAACAGCCGGATGTTTGTGATGGATGTGATCGCCACTGCCCAGTTCAAGGCGCAAGCCAAGCTGTTCCTGCAGCAGCGCTTCGAGTCGAAGACCTTCCCCACCTACAAGGAGTTCAGCGCCCGCTTCCCCCTCACAGCCCGCTCCACCTACTACATGTGGAAGCGTGCCCTGCACGACGGGCTGACCCTCGTGGATGCCTGA